GCATGGCTCTGCGGAGACGGGCCTTTGGTGCTATCCCTTCGGAAGAAGCTGTTCTTGGCCGGCCTCTCGCTGAAGGAACTCCACGTGGATGCCTTCCTTCCGAGCGTCCCCCCGGCGCAGCGCCGTACTTCCGACGCCGGAGCCCGCTGACGTGCACCTCACCCTCCACGCCGACTACTCGCTGCGGGTGCTGCTCTATCTGGCCACGCGCACGGGGCGGCCCGTGTCCACCCAGGAGATGGCGGATGCCTATGGCATCTCCAAGCATCACCTGGTGCGGGTGGTGCAGACGTTGGCGGGGCAGGGGGTGGTGGACGCGCGGGCGGGGCGCTCGGGTGGTGTGACGCTGGCGCGCGCCCCGGCGGACATCCGCGTGGGCAGCGTGCTGCGCGCCGCGGAGCCGGACTTCCACCTGGTGGAGTGCTTCGACCGGGAGCGCAACACCTGTCCCATCGCGCCCGCGTGTGGCCTCAAGGGGGTGTTGTCCGAGGCCCGCGAGGCCTTCCTCGCGGTGTTGGACAAGTACACGCTGGCGGACCTGCTCGACCGCTCCCGGCCAAACCTCGCGGACTATTTCCTCTCCACGGCGGCCCCGTGATTTCGGGCACGCTCGAGCTGTATCATCGCATCGCGGATGCAGCTTCGGCCCAGGCGCGGCTTTACATCGTGGACTACGCGCTGGAGGACCGCGTGCGTTTTCGCAACGTGGCCTTCGAGGAAGCGGAGGCGGACTGGCGCCGGCACGGTGG
This genomic window from Myxococcus hansupus contains:
- a CDS encoding RrF2 family transcriptional regulator codes for the protein MHLTLHADYSLRVLLYLATRTGRPVSTQEMADAYGISKHHLVRVVQTLAGQGVVDARAGRSGGVTLARAPADIRVGSVLRAAEPDFHLVECFDRERNTCPIAPACGLKGVLSEAREAFLAVLDKYTLADLLDRSRPNLADYFLSTAAP